The Acidobacteriota bacterium genome contains the following window.
ATGCGCGATCCTCCGCGCGGCGCGGCGCGGACGTAGACGGCGATGGAGCAGGCGGCGATGGAGCAAACGTCATCGGAGAAAACGTCAATGGAGCAAACCAGCAGGCGCCGCGGCGGAACTCGCTTTCGCCCGCGCCCGAGATCGGACGCGTGTCCGCGAGCAGATGCAGCACCGAAAGCAGCGCGCCGGGCTGGAAGAGCGAGGCAACGGTCTCGTGCAGATCGACCTTACCCAGCTGCACGGGGCGGTAGTGGAAGACGGCGGCGTGGAAGTGGCCGAGCAGGGTGGCATCAGGTGCAAAGGGACGCAGGAACGGAAGCAGCGCCGGCGCGGGTTGCGGGCTGAGCACGCCGACAACGAGCGCGGTCGTCATGGCATGGACGCGCTCGGTGGAGAACGAAAGCCACTCGCGGACTTCGGGATGATGGAAGCGGTCGCCGGGCTCGGTGGGCGAGCGCCGCAGCGTGGCGCCGACCAGGCCGGCGGCCTCCGCGACCATGACGAACCCGAGGGCACCGCCCGAGGCGATCTCGCGGGCAGTGGCGACCACCCGGCTGAGGGAGGTCGAGCGCGTGTCGCGCGCGGCGTCGAACCGCAGCAGATGAGCGAACGCGCCTTCGTAGCGCAGGGCGTAAAGGACCTGTAACTCGGGCACGAGCGAGCCCGAGCCGAGGACGTAGTCGGGCCGCTCCGAGTCGGCAGTTGGCGACTGTGCGGCTGCACCCGCCGCGGCGAGGAATTCGCCGAAGCGCGGCTGGCAATCGCCGAAACTATCGCCGAAGGCGCCAAGGCCGAGTCCGAAACTTGCAACGGGAAAT
Protein-coding sequences here:
- a CDS encoding STAS domain-containing protein, producing the protein MSSGMEVVRERREGFLEVRIKGRLDNYWSELLAEQLEQMLQEGAHDLRLDLTEVNYLSSAGIGLLVRFRRRLETINGTLIIIRASDRVRSVLKLVALEAMFFSAPGASATAPAAGRAFEREGVTYEHFALDPAGGLVCTGAGDPAPLFDGVYRSAQPLKFPVASFGLGLGAFGDSFGDCQPRFGEFLAAAGAAAQSPTADSERPDYVLGSGSLVPELQVLYALRYEGAFAHLLRFDAARDTRSTSLSRVVATAREIASGGALGFVMVAEAAGLVGATLRRSPTEPGDRFHHPEVREWLSFSTERVHAMTTALVVGVLSPQPAPALLPFLRPFAPDATLLGHFHAAVFHYRPVQLGKVDLHETVASLFQPGALLSVLHLLADTRPISGAGESEFRRGACWFAPLTFSPMTFAPSPPAPSPSTSAPRRAEDRA